A stretch of the Apteryx mantelli isolate bAptMan1 chromosome 3, bAptMan1.hap1, whole genome shotgun sequence genome encodes the following:
- the CASP8AP2 gene encoding CASP8-associated protein 2 isoform X1 translates to MATDEDGLGLFDIRYNVEASPFKEDDESSVDIYDGLDSGLTVPDNSAPSSTPTGNSLNLFDEILIEEGTAKEASYNELRAEYGKCQQQIKELMKKFKEIQAQNVILQNENQALKKNISALIKTARVEINRKDEEISNLHQRLAEFPSHQSSFARTYLPGSTNGRCFEMCKSKEPKFRPPDLGDSIKMDHRTKNDGTKDTYHNYSSHNMDNGKSEKRNNPYLLRYPPEELCNDGTHTCLPNYDHCSNKDNRKERKEMKSDEQYSRGNVNKYKREIHQSTGNNIDSEEGNSDLHQKLKTLSEKASKNELQQKSQSTKLKCSPNVERRVERGVSSWEKQATSKDRFQTRGELYADERSQNVTKKDIKTHDKDEKNSEQKNRANEKLQEQPRRSGRVSSPHSKNEHSKNLHESRKCCVEESRKGRDIDYKRERGINYHTSREGRSSPSNSSSREHKYARSKENSNRYEWETAHSKSERHRTEEKRKRERESQDENRHSRNERKLTKEISHQSAKDYKKGTDVTKGERNKSYKPEETSRVADSLKDHKAPKTKDDQTEAKSKDLKLSFMEKLNLTLSPAKKQCLSPTDGLKTPSQKATDDGSTKLAMQAEILDSDHLVNCGPAEQTNSPLEVLDSAAQINLEPAMPLSVNPDNEALKIAAAGLKSLKSLESEALPAVAADEVSSETLPEAVVGQVQPQALPGAAEVLVPGEVQAETSLAAAEAPDLVVSEASAAALAAMDLDHPEALPLEVVGSVSQSENPPVAVGVTPDDNVPAAEVAQSESASESLGTLPESAAEKEEEDKIWLAADVENSEDQHSSQNLALDDLEVRSSGDLESCGVADDIRETKPDCLMEAMKDDDHLAAENVECSVEKTNVCKVSMNTSQSPDRTVLTDKNVPLVDQNACNLEPDLPETITTASSLSDETYPRTKERETNPVPVDDDSSILSIDLNHLRYIPKAISPLNSPMRPLAKALRMESPCKGPVKSYNKDLIPESTVVICPSKNLSKEVNKENQKPVSMSGEHLEMESQLSISSDEIEEGEIISSDDDEEKSKPERTSENTKKSRPRSSPETRNLTSNPHNQKSKTICGNEDNGKFVSVKLSTKKNRERHKNQTSRSSKEMKKNKTVSIACLEKMVQIIVEPSTVQEIMQMLRAIRKQVRKNYMKFKVHFPVQHFHRIIESAIINFTSLIKYLNFSKMSTLGETLKLNLCDTIESKLKQVKKNAIVDRLFEQQVSDMKKQLWKFVDEQLDYLFEKIRRILVKLCDAVSVGNESEEGKFERTGKQKHKISHKNDLQRSRKKSLNARSQKTEEYILSKPIVDFQPPKICHHEKNKTDAPKTIFTKCLNSIDNTRISQTKVQPSKENNLQGTLTPLKSTRHEKEGFQLAKDANKSDPSYDLLTEQQASSLTFNLVSDAQMGEIFKSLLQGSDLLEKSSSNIDRHEWEFRTPEKQLLESQKCRSNNAGLIQEIAPKEACVESQPVEDINWPVVSPIRAPSLSSRLQMSVDPNVLDESCMFEVPTSATSCKEDECSLQKNKSFVSSILLEDLAVSLTIPSPLKSDAHLSFLKPENNSGSTPEGVLSAHYSEDALLEEEDATEQDIHLALESDNSSSRSSCSSSWTSRPVAPGFQCRPSLPMQAVIMEKSNDHFIVKIRRAVPCTSPASDQMALVKEARASSTKTENEVMRGGEKKRDSQSAITATVQENVKPNPIKTDRLHYVSTGQEQSPASPQPLKELPNSTGKEETAGLLGPCRKSANTNSPDTESPNEDCEHSQTHELKVPENVNEIAVRSEASFPIRCSVESYIDLTDDIVNENSCLAVQSTADKRSQKTSTGNSEISDKKEEQEECSVDAFIDLTEEFSNETVAGECNHEIKSTSNTDVGCQINIDDKTSKKRKKDTVEDNSNSKRQRKEGESVGEGNDGSDVKSEEINSVSKRSSSKKNELPQNKVSSPSASSASSPSLYAKNIVKKKGEVVVSWTRNDDREILLECQRKGPSSKTFVSLATRLNKSPNQVSERFKQLMKLFKKSKCK, encoded by the exons ATGGCAACAGATGAGGATGGACTGGGACTATTTGATATCCGTTACAATG ttgAAGCTTCCCCCTTTAAGGAAGATGACGAGAGCTCAGTTGATATTTATGATGGCTTGGACAGCGGTTTAACAGTTCCTG acaATTCTGCTCCAAGTTCTACACCAACTGGAAACAGTTTAAACTTATTTGATGAGATATTAATTGAAGAAGGAACTGCAAAGGAAGCATCCTACAATGAG TTGCGGGCAGAGTATGGAAAATGTCAACAGCAAATCAAAGAGTTGATGAAGAAATTTAAGGAAATACAGGCACAG aatgtCATTCTACAAAATGAAAACCAAGCTcttaaaaagaatatttcagcACTTATCAAAACAGCAAGAGTGGAAATTAACCGTAAGGATGAAGAAATCAGTAATCTCCATCAAAG GCTAGCGGAATTCCCCAGCCATCAGAGTAGCTTCGCCAGAACATATCTTCCAGGATCAACTAATGGAAGGTGCTTTGAGATGTGTAAATCAAAAGAGCCCAAATTCAGACCACCTGATTTAGGTGACAGTATAAAGATGGATCATAGAACGAAAAATGACGGTACAAAAGATACGTATCACAATTACTCATCTCATAATATGGACAATGGGaagtcagaaaaaagaaacaatccaTATTTACTGAGATACCCTCCTGAAGAGCTCTGCAATGATGGTACTCATACATGTCTACCAAATTATGACCACTGCTCCAACAAGGATaataggaaggaaagaaaagaaatgaaaagtgatGAACAGTATAGCAGGGGAAATGTCAACAAATACAAAAGAGAAATACATCAGAGCACTGGTAACAATATTGATAGCGAAGAGGGGAATTCAGATCTTCATCAAAAACTGAAAACCCTTTCAGAGAAGGCTAGTAAAAATGAGTTGCAACAAAAAAGTCAGAGCACAAAACTCAAATGTAGTCCAAATGTAGAAAGAAGGGTAGAAAGGGGCGTTTCCTCATGGGAGAAACAAGCTACCAGTAAGGACAGGTTTCAGACAAGAGGTGAGTTGTATGCTGATGAGAGGTCACAAAATGTGactaaaaaagacattaaaacacatgataaagatgaaaaaaacTCTGAACAAAAAAATAGAGCAAATGAAAAACTACAGGAGCAACCACGGAGGTCTGGTAGAGTCAGTAGTCCTCACTCAAAGAATGAACATTCAAAGAACCTACATGAATCACGTAAGTGTTGCGTGGAAGAGTCTAGAAAAGGAAGAGACATTGactacaagagagaaagaggaataaaTTATCATACTTCTCGAGAAGGAAGGTCTTCACCTTCTAATTCCAGCAGTAGAGAGCATAAATATGCACGCTCCAAGGAAAATAGTAATAGATATGAATGGGAAACAGCACATTCAAAATCAGAGAGACATagaactgaagaaaaaaggaaaagagaaagagagagtcaGGATGAAAATAGACATtctagaaatgaaagaaaacttacAAAAGAGATTTCTCACCAATCTGCAAAAGACTATAAGAAAGGTACAGATGTTACAAAAGGTGAGAGAAACAAGTCATATAAGCCAGAAGAAACATCCAGAGTAGCAGATAGTTTAAAAGACCATAAAGCTCCAAAAACTAAAGACGATCAAACTGAGGCAAAAAGCAAAGACTTAAAACTCAGCTTTATGGAAAAACTAAATTTAACTCTTTCTCCTGCTAAAAAACAATGTCTCTCTCCAACAGATGGACTTAAAACACCTTCCCAAAAGGCCACTGATGATGGAAGTACAAAACTCGCAATGCAGGCAGAAATATTAGATTCTGACCACCTTGTTAACTGTGGTCCTGCAGAGCAAACTAATTCACCCCTAGAAGTTCTGGATAGTGCAGCTCAGATCAACTTGGAACCGGCAATGCCTCTTTCTGTGAATCCTGATAATGAAGCCTTGAAAATAGCAGCAGCAGGTCTGAAGAGTCTGAAGTCTTTAGAGTCTGAAGCATTGCCAGCAGTGGCAGCTGATGAAGTGAGCTCAGAAACCTTACCAGAAGCAGTAGTGGGTCAGGTACAGCCCCAGGCCTTGCCGGGAGCAGCAGAGGTACTAGTTCCTGGTGAAGTGCAGGCTGAAACTTCATTGGCAGCAGCAGAGGCTCCTGATTTGGTTGTATCTGAAGCCTCAGCAGCAGCATTGGCAGCAATGGATTTGGATCACCCTGAAGCTTTGCCTCTGGAGGTGGTAGGGAGTGTCTCACAGTCTGAAAACCCACCTGTAGCAGTGGGTGTGACACCGGATGATAACGTGCCAGCAGCAGAAGTGGCACAATCTGAATCTGCCAGTGAAAGTCTGGGGACTCTTCCTGAGTCTgcagcagagaaggaagaggaagataaAATATGGCTAGCTGCTGATGTAGAAAACTCAGAGGACCAACATAGCTCTCAAAACCTTGCCTTAGATGACTTAGAGGTCAGAAGTTCTGGTGACTTGGAGTCCTGTGGTGTTGCTGATGATATTAGGGAAACAAAACCAGACTGTTTAATGGAAGCAATGAAGGACGATGATCACTTGGCTGCAGAAAATGTTGAGTGTTCTGTTGAGAAAACGAATGTCTGCAAAGTTAGTATGAATACATCTCAGTCACCTGACAGAACTGTATTAACTGATAAGAATGTACCATTAGTTGACCAGAATGCCTGTAATCTGGAGCCAGACTTACCTGAAACCATTACAACAGCATCTTCTCTTAGTGATGAGACATATCCCAGAACTAAAGAGAGAGAAACTAACCCCGTTCCTGTTGATGATGACAGTTCAATACTTAGCATTGATCTCAATCACTTGAGATATATTCCAAAGGCTATCAGCCCACTGAACAGTCCAATGCGTCCTTTGGCTAAAGCGCTTAGGATGGAAAGTCCCTGCAAAGGTCCTGTGAAGAGTTATAACAAAG atTTAATTCCTGAAAGTACGGTTGTCATCTGTCCCTCAAAGAATTTGTCCAAGGAGGTaaataaagaaaatcaaaaacCGGTTAGCATGTCTGGTGAACACTTAGAGATGGAGTCCCAGCTAAGCATATCTTCAGATGAAATAGAAGAAGGAGAAATCATAAGTAGTGACGATGATGAAGAAAAATCTAAACCAGAAAGAACctctgaaaatacaaaaaaatcaagaCCAAGATCTTCTCCTGAAACACGAAATTTGACCAGCAATCCACATAATCAAAAGAGCAAAACCATCTGTGGCAACGAAGATAATGGAAAGTTTGTTTCTGTGAAATTAAGTACGAAGAAGAACAGAGAGAGACATAAAAACCAGACCTCCAGATCTTCAAAggagatgaagaaaaataaaactgtgaGCATTGCTTGTCTTGAAAAAATGGTTCAAATTATTGTTGAACCTTCAACTGTACAAGAAATTATGCAAATGCTAAGAGCTATACGAAAACAGGTGAGGAAAAATTATATGAAGTTCAAGGTACACTTCCCAGTTCAGCATTTTCACAGAATTATAGAATCTGCCATCATAAATTTCACATCATTAATAAAATACTTGAACTTTTCCAAGATGTCTACATTAGGTGAGACTTTAAAATTGAATCTCTGTGATACTATAGAGTCCAAACTTAAGCAAGTTAAAAAGAATGCCATAGTGGATCGTCTTTTTGAACAACAAGTATCAGATATGAAAAAACAGTTATGGAAATTTGTAGATGAGCAGCTTGATTACTTATTTGAAAAGATAAGGAGAATTTTAGTAAAACTATGTGATGCAGTAAGTGTGGGAAATGAGAGTGAGGAAGGGAAGTTtgaaagaacaggaaaacaaaaacacaaaatcaGTCACAAAAATGATCTTCAAAGATCTcgaaaaaaatctttgaatgcCAGATCTCAAAAGACTGAAGAATATATCCTTTCTAAGCCAATCGTGGATTTTCAACCACCTAAAATATGTCAccatgagaaaaataaaaccgATGCACCAAAAACTATCTTTACAAAATGTCTTAACTCCATTGATAACACAAGAATTTCCCAAACCAAAGTGCAGCCCTCTAAGGAGAATAATTTACAAGGCACTCTCACTCCACTGAAAAGTACAAGACATGAAAAGGAAGGATTTCAGCTAGCCAAAGATGCTAACAAATCTGATCCTAGTTATGATCTTCTCACAGAACAACAAGCATCCAGTCTTACATTTAATCTTGTGAGTGATGCTCAAATGGGTGAAATTTTCAAAAGTTTGTTGCAAGGTTCTGATCTCTTGGAAAAAAGCAGTAGCAATATTGACAGACATGAATGGGAATTCAGGACACCAGAAAAACAGCTTTTAGAAAGTCAGAAATGCAGAAGTAATAATGCTGGACTAATTCAAGAGATTGCTCCAAAGGAGGCTTGTGTGGAATCTCAACCAGTAGAGGATATTAACTGGCCTGTTGTTTCACCTATAAGAGCTCCTTCTTTATCATCCAGGCTTCAAATGTCAGTTGATCCAAATGTACTAGATGAAAGCTGTATGTTTGAGGTTCCTACAAGTGCAACTTCATGCAAAGAAGATGAGTGcagtttacaaaaaaataaatcctttgttTCTTCTATTCTCCTTGAAGATTTGGCTGTTTCTTTAACTATTCCATCACCTTTGAAATCAGATGCTCATCTCAGCTTTCTAAAACCTGAGAATAATTCTGGTTCAACTCCTGAAGGTGTACTTAGTGCACATTACAGTGAAGATGCACTTCTCGAAGAGGAGGATGCCACTGAACAAGACATTCATTTGGCTTTAGAATCTGATAACTCAAGTAGTAGATCCAGTTGTTCTTCATCATGGACAAGTCGGCCTGTTGCTCCCGGTTTTCAGTGTCGCCCCAGCCTACCAATGCAAGCAGTAATCATGGAGAAATCCAATGATCATTTTATTGTAAAGATTAGACGCGCGGTGCCGTGTACCTCACCAGCATCTGATCAGATGGCCTTAGTGAAGGAGGCACGGGCATCCTCAACAAAGACTGAAAATGAAGTAATGAGAGGTGGTGAAAAAAAGAGGGACAGTCAGAGTGCCATAACAGCCACTGTGCAAGAAAATGTCAAGCCAAATCCGATTAAGACTGATCGGTTGCATTATGTCAGCACTGGACAAGAACAAAGTCCTGCCTCACCTCAGCCTCTGAAGGAGCTGCCTAATAGTACTGGAAAGGAAGAAACTGCTGGTTTGCTTGGGCCCTGTAGAAAATCTGCAAACACAAATAGCCCTGACACTGAAAGCCCAAATGAAGACTGTGAGCACTCTCAGACACATGAATTGAAAGTACCTGAAAACGTAAATGAAATTGCTGTTAGATCTGAAGCTTCTTTTCCCATTAGATGCAGTGTAGAGTCATACATAGACTTAACAGATGATATTGTTAATGAAAATTCATGTCTTGCAGTGCAATCTACTGCAGATAAAAGGAGTCAGAAAACTTCTACTGGAAACTCAGAAATCAGTGATAAAAAGGAAGAACAGGAAGAGTGCTCTGTTGATGCATTTATAGACTTAACAGAAGAGTTTTCCAATGAGACTGTGGCAGGTGAATGTAATCATGAAATAAAATCCACTTCAAACACTGATGTAGGATGCCAAATAAATATAGATGATAAAActagtaaaaaaaggaaaaaagacactGTTGAAGATAATTCTAACTCAAAAAGACAACGGAAAGAAGGCGAATCAGTGGGTGAAGGGAATGATGGAAGCGATGTGAAATCCGAAGAGATAAATTCAGTATCCAAACGATCTTCCAGTAAGAAGAATGAGTTGCCACAGAACAAAGTCTCTTCTCCTTCAGCTTCATCTGCATCGTCACCGAGTCTGTATGCCAAAAACATtgttaaaaagaaaggagaagtggTAGTTTCCTGGACAAG AAATGATGACCGAGAAATCTTACTGGAGTGTCAGAGAAAAGGACCTTCAAGCAAAACTTTTGTTTCCTTAGCCACTAGGTTAAACAAAAGCCCAAATCAG GTTTCAGAAAGATTCAAGCAGTTAATGAAGCTTTTCAAGAAATCCAAGTGCAAGTGA